Proteins encoded in a region of the Apostichopus japonicus isolate 1M-3 chromosome 19, ASM3797524v1, whole genome shotgun sequence genome:
- the LOC139959844 gene encoding uncharacterized protein, which produces MSTLKDVRKKLASLEEELRKTKEATDGRTSQVLVIPQERKVRVFSGVEGSLLVGDFIDDIKAATKLRKVKGAEAADFIMAHLEGPARQEIRHHPKDVSTNPQQILNTLSETFGEKLTLAGVLREICNRLQKEDETITDFGFALMSLGDKLKKMAGGPDSDKTIKEQFRDGLLDGVLRREVKRCLMEEPNITFIKLRDRALDLADDDFVTRRRRQGRKINSYHTEVDSQILGALEGLTTALKGQTETLDDMKLRQDDFSARLLRLEEQSKTKPRPRTDKSQIECHRCHKKGHYANQCPAPAPVQRPAQGN; this is translated from the coding sequence ATGTCAACTCTGAAGGATGTCCGGAAGAAGCTGGCTTCTCTGGAGGAAGAGTTGAGGAAGACTAAAGAGGCAACTGATGGAAGAACCTCCCAGGTCCTGGTCATCCCGCAGGAAAGGAAAGTTAGAGTCTTTTCGGGTGTGGAAGGGTCACTCCTGGTAGGAGACTTTATAGATGACATCAAGGCTGCAACCAAGTTAAGAAAAGTGAAAGGTGCAGAAGCGGCAGATTTTATTATGGCCCACCTCGAGGGTCCGGCTAGACAAGAAATACGCCACCATCCAAAGGATGTCTCGACAAATCCTCAACAAATCCTCAACACGTTGTCCGAGACTTTCGGAGAAAAGTTGACCTTGGCAGGAGTTCTGCGGGAAATCTGTAATCGCCTGCAGAAAGAAGACGAAACCATTACAGACTTTGGGTTTGCTCTTATGTCCTTAGGAGACAAGCTCAAAAAGATGGCGGGAGGCCCAGATTCAGACAAAACCATTAAGGAACAGTTCCGGGATGGGCTACTGGATGGTGTTCTTAGGCGTGAAGTAAAAAGATGCCTAATGGAGGAGCCCAACATCACTTTTATTAAACTGCGTGACAGAGCCTTGGATTTGGCAGACGACGACTTCGTCACCCGAAGGAGACGCCAAGGGAGGAAGATTAACTCGTACCACACAGAGGTGGACTCACAGATCTTAGGAGCTTTGGAAGGTCTGACGACTGCTCTGAAGGGTCAGACAGAGACGCTGGACGATATGAAGCTCCGCCAGGATGATTTCAGTGCCCGGCTCCTAAGACTGGAAGAGCAGAGTAAAACTAAGCCACGTCCCAGGACCGACAAGAGTCAAATAGAGTGCCATCGATGTCACAAGAAAGGCCACTATGCTAATCAGTGTCCAGCTCCTGCCCCAGTTCAACGTCCAGCCCAGGGAAACTAA
- the LOC139959845 gene encoding uncharacterized protein has protein sequence MWLQSTFSEIVGADLDPKVKKAVCSGDPHTLTLDGNLYTFNGWGEFLMVKVGDGDVTLQAIILPIAIGVGQATVIKAVAACVKGSDGLQVEVATGGDLIA, from the exons ATGTGGCTGCAGAGCACCTTTAGCGAGATTGTAGGAGCAGATTTGGATCCCAAGGTaaaaaaag CTGTGTGCTCAGGAGATCCTCATACGCTCACCCTTGACGGTAATTTGTATACATTCAATGGCTGGGGAGAATTTCTAATGGTTAAAGTTGGAGACGGTGACGTAACGCTTCAAGCCATAATCCTTCCAATAGCCA TCGGAGTAGGGCAAGCCACCGTTATCAAGGCAGTGGCTGCTTGTGTCAAAGGCAGCGATGGGCTGCAAGTGGAAGTTGCAACCGGCGGAGATCTAATAGCGTAG